The following proteins are encoded in a genomic region of Tigriopus californicus strain San Diego chromosome 6, Tcal_SD_v2.1, whole genome shotgun sequence:
- the LOC131882047 gene encoding uncharacterized protein LOC131882047 isoform X1 — MNAPKTLLFLLSCVIGGTLGSTSTRGIQCFVPGECLDSQILDARPTNTSRSCLSLCQGLAGCEWFTWYTDSKVCTSLSGCLSLTEEKCGSNCISGEQECTEIQCGIQGRCYGALEGIRKVGSGKECGSICGQRSECTWFSYSNQTNSCTMTNDCPVLDRSCNDCQASETPCAIDQAYILTFEIKEQTDKPKKVPFPSIYPKPSKNSKLISLLDGRIWMYDYQNQKTFLFNGETFVPSVQPLWVKGDYGMCMQTIGRVHDGNIVAVGGWRYNLELKEKSKTRERSVYVLDMKKNVSKS; from the exons ATGAACGCTCCAAAAACATTACTTTTCCTCCTCTCTTGTGTCATTGGCGGAACTTTAGGTTCAACAAGCACCCGTGGTATTCAATGTTTCGTTCCTGGTGAATGTTTGGACTCCCAAATCTTGGACGCTCGTCCCACCAACACTTCTCGATCTTGCCTTAGTCTCTGTCAAGGCTTGGCTGGTTGTGAATGGTTTACCTGGTATACTGATTCCAAGGTATGTACCTCGCTATCCGGTTGTTTGAGCCTGACCGAGGAGAAATGTGGATCCAATTGCATCAGCGGGGAGCAAGAATGTACCGAGATCCAATGCGGCATTCAAGGACGATGTTACGGCGCATTGGAAGGTATCCGAAAGGTGGGCAGTGGCAAAGAATGCGGTTCTATCTGTGGACAGAGGTCGGAATGCACTTGGTTCAGCTACAGCAATCAAACCAACTCTTGCACCATGACCAATGATTGTCCGGTTTTGGATCGATCCTGTAATGACTGTCAAGCATCTGAGACACCTTGTGCCATTGATCAAG CTTATATCTTGACTTTTGAGATAAAGGAGCAAACTGACAAGCCGAAAAAGGTGCCGTTCCCCTCGATCTATCCCAAGCCGAGTAAGAATAGTAAACTTATATCTTTATTAGATGGACGGATTTGGATGTATGATTATCAAAATCAGAAGACATTCCTCTTCAATGGAGAGACGTTTGTACCTTCTGTCCAACCTTTATGGGTCAAGGGAGACTACGGAATGTGCATGCAGACAATTGGAAGAGTCCATGACGGCAATATTGTAGCTGTAGGAGGTTGGCGCTACAACTTGGAGTTgaaagaaaagtcaaaaacAAGAGAACGGAGTGTTTATGTTCTTGATATGAAGAAAAACGTGAGCAAATCGTGA
- the LOC131882047 gene encoding uncharacterized protein LOC131882047 isoform X2, with the protein MNAPKTLLFLLSCVIGGTLGSTSTRGIQCFVPGECLDSQILDARPTNTSRSCLSLCQGLAGCEWFTWYTDSKVCTSLSGCLSLTEEKCGSNCISGEQECTEIQCGIQGRCYGALEGIRKVGSGKECGSICGQRSECTWFSYSNQTNSCTMTNDCPVLDRSCNDCQASETPCAIDQAYILTFEIKEQTDKPKKMDGFGCMIIKIRRHSSSMERRLYLLSNLYGSRETTECACRQLEESMTAIL; encoded by the exons ATGAACGCTCCAAAAACATTACTTTTCCTCCTCTCTTGTGTCATTGGCGGAACTTTAGGTTCAACAAGCACCCGTGGTATTCAATGTTTCGTTCCTGGTGAATGTTTGGACTCCCAAATCTTGGACGCTCGTCCCACCAACACTTCTCGATCTTGCCTTAGTCTCTGTCAAGGCTTGGCTGGTTGTGAATGGTTTACCTGGTATACTGATTCCAAGGTATGTACCTCGCTATCCGGTTGTTTGAGCCTGACCGAGGAGAAATGTGGATCCAATTGCATCAGCGGGGAGCAAGAATGTACCGAGATCCAATGCGGCATTCAAGGACGATGTTACGGCGCATTGGAAGGTATCCGAAAGGTGGGCAGTGGCAAAGAATGCGGTTCTATCTGTGGACAGAGGTCGGAATGCACTTGGTTCAGCTACAGCAATCAAACCAACTCTTGCACCATGACCAATGATTGTCCGGTTTTGGATCGATCCTGTAATGACTGTCAAGCATCTGAGACACCTTGTGCCATTGATCAAG CTTATATCTTGACTTTTGAGATAAAGGAGCAAACTGACAAGCCGAAAAAG ATGGACGGATTTGGATGTATGATTATCAAAATCAGAAGACATTCCTCTTCAATGGAGAGACGTTTGTACCTTCTGTCCAACCTTTATGGGTCAAGGGAGACTACGGAATGTGCATGCAGACAATTGGAAGAGTCCATGACGGCAATATTGTAG
- the LOC131882047 gene encoding uncharacterized protein LOC131882047 isoform X3 — protein sequence MTNDCTVLDRSCNDCQASELACAIDQAYILTFEIKEQTDKPKKVPFPSIYPKPSKNSKLISLLDGRIWMYDYQNQKTFLFNGETFVPSVQPLWVKGDYGMCMQTIGRVHDGNIVAVGGWRYNLELKEKSKTRERSVYVLDMKKNVSKS from the exons ATGACCAATGATTGTACGGTTTTGGATCGATCCTGTAATGACTGTCAAGCATCTGAGCTAGCTTGTGCCATTGATCAAG CTTATATCTTGACTTTTGAGATAAAGGAGCAAACTGACAAGCCGAAAAAGGTGCCGTTCCCCTCGATCTATCCCAAGCCGAGTAAGAATAGTAAACTTATATCTTTATTAGATGGACGGATTTGGATGTATGATTATCAAAATCAGAAGACATTCCTCTTCAATGGAGAGACGTTTGTACCTTCTGTCCAACCTTTATGGGTCAAGGGAGACTACGGAATGTGCATGCAGACAATTGGAAGAGTCCATGACGGCAATATTGTAGCTGTAGGAGGTTGGCGCTACAACTTGGAGTTgaaagaaaagtcaaaaacAAGAGAACGGAGTGTTTATGTTCTTGATATGAAGAAAAACGTGAGCAAATCGTGA